From one Bacteroides fragilis NCTC 9343 genomic stretch:
- a CDS encoding SusC/RagA family TonB-linked outer membrane protein, with protein sequence MKQVNLRVCRMILPLLFGLFLSLSAYAQQVSVKGHVKDSTGEPVIGANVVVKDNSSIGTITDLNGNFVLSVPQNSTLVISFIGYKPVEMKAAPSVTVTLHEDAVMLQEAVVIGYGTVKKNDVTGSVMAIDADKMVKGMATSASDLLVGKAAGVSVITDGGAPGAGATIRVRGGSSMSASNDPLIVIDGVPVDNTEIKGMGNPLSTVHPNDIETFTILKDASATAIYGSRASNGVIIITTKKGQSGRVKVDYSGTFSISTKSNTVDVMKAEDFRNFVIEKFGENSLQANALGKTSTDWQDEIFRTAFSTDHNVSVSGAVPHMPYRVSVAYTNENGILKTSNMQRLTGAINLNPNFFDKKLNIQLNVKGVYNKNRFADRAAIGLATQYDPTQPVYMEGNPYGNGYFMYMKQEGDKTSPIDIGLANPVAMLEEKDDKSTVYRSIGNAQIDYKFHFLPELRANLNLGYDVSKSKGDVIIADNSPLTYCTGNFKNGFGENSHYTQLKRNTLLDFYLNYANTFGVNYIDVMAGYSWQHFYNSTTNSYPYSAAYAEKTGEEFYKKGDDYASESYLVSFFGRLNYTLLNRYLVTFTLRNDGSSRFSPDNRWGLFPSVALAWKLNEESFLKNVNAISDLKLRLGYGVTGQQNLGNGDYPYMARYMYSKAGANYYFGDTEYSLIAPQPYDQNLKWEETTTWNVGIDYGFLNGRITGTIDYYFRKTKDLLNTVTAPAGTNFSNQLLTNVGTLENKGFEFSINAHAVSTQDWNWNIGYNISYNKNKITKMTFNDDPNYAGVIHGGIDGGTGYNALIHRVGEAFNSFYVFEQIYGPDGKPIEGAYVDQNGDNQINDADLICFKKAAPDVFMGLTSQLSYKNWDFSFALRGSFGNYVYNNVQSNREAYEGANMYDQTGFLKNRLTSARSTDFKNAQYRSSYYVQNASFVRMDNISLGYTFNKLFNDKQSARVYATVQNPFVITKYKGLDPEISGEGIDNNIYPRPRVFMIGLNLNF encoded by the coding sequence ATGAAGCAAGTTAATCTTAGAGTCTGTCGTATGATTCTGCCCCTATTGTTTGGGCTATTCTTGTCATTGAGCGCTTATGCACAACAAGTCTCTGTCAAGGGACATGTGAAAGATTCAACGGGTGAACCCGTAATCGGCGCGAATGTGGTTGTGAAGGATAATTCTTCTATCGGTACGATTACCGACCTGAACGGAAACTTTGTTCTGAGTGTTCCTCAAAATTCAACTCTTGTAATTTCTTTCATCGGTTATAAGCCGGTTGAAATGAAAGCCGCTCCCAGCGTGACGGTAACTCTCCATGAAGATGCGGTGATGCTTCAGGAAGCGGTGGTGATTGGTTATGGTACCGTGAAGAAAAATGACGTAACCGGTTCGGTGATGGCAATCGATGCGGATAAGATGGTAAAAGGTATGGCTACCTCGGCTTCCGACCTTTTGGTGGGTAAGGCTGCCGGTGTCAGTGTGATTACCGATGGTGGAGCCCCGGGGGCCGGAGCTACGATCCGTGTGCGTGGAGGTTCATCCATGTCGGCCAGCAACGATCCGTTGATCGTTATTGACGGAGTGCCTGTCGATAACACCGAGATCAAGGGTATGGGCAACCCGCTCTCTACTGTTCATCCCAATGACATCGAGACGTTTACGATTCTGAAAGATGCCTCTGCTACTGCTATCTACGGTTCGCGTGCTTCCAATGGTGTCATTATCATTACCACTAAGAAAGGGCAATCGGGACGCGTGAAGGTAGACTACAGTGGTACGTTCTCTATCAGTACGAAATCGAATACGGTTGATGTGATGAAGGCGGAAGATTTTCGTAATTTTGTAATCGAGAAGTTTGGCGAAAACAGCCTTCAGGCCAATGCGCTGGGTAAAACCTCTACCGACTGGCAAGATGAAATCTTCCGTACGGCTTTCAGTACCGATCATAATGTAAGTGTATCCGGAGCAGTTCCGCATATGCCTTATCGTGTGTCCGTGGCGTATACAAACGAAAACGGTATCCTGAAGACTTCGAATATGCAACGTCTGACAGGTGCCATCAACTTGAACCCCAACTTTTTCGACAAGAAGCTCAACATCCAGCTCAATGTGAAGGGGGTATACAATAAGAACCGTTTTGCCGACCGTGCAGCTATCGGTCTGGCTACCCAGTATGATCCCACACAGCCTGTCTATATGGAAGGCAATCCTTATGGAAACGGATACTTTATGTATATGAAGCAGGAGGGAGACAAGACTTCTCCGATTGATATCGGCCTGGCCAATCCGGTTGCCATGCTTGAAGAGAAAGATGATAAATCGACTGTTTACCGCAGCATCGGCAATGCGCAGATTGATTATAAATTCCACTTCCTGCCTGAACTTCGCGCTAACCTGAACTTAGGTTATGATGTATCGAAAAGTAAAGGTGACGTGATTATAGCCGATAATTCACCTTTGACTTACTGTACGGGTAATTTCAAAAACGGCTTTGGTGAAAACAGCCATTATACTCAGCTGAAACGCAACACTTTGCTTGATTTCTACCTCAACTATGCCAATACGTTCGGAGTTAATTACATTGATGTCATGGCAGGTTACTCCTGGCAGCATTTCTATAATTCGACTACCAACTCCTATCCTTACTCGGCTGCCTATGCAGAGAAGACGGGAGAAGAATTCTATAAAAAAGGAGATGACTATGCGAGCGAAAGCTATCTGGTTTCTTTCTTCGGACGTCTCAACTATACTTTGTTGAACCGTTATCTGGTGACATTTACCCTGCGTAACGACGGCTCCTCACGTTTCAGTCCGGACAATCGTTGGGGACTGTTCCCATCGGTAGCACTGGCATGGAAGCTGAACGAAGAGTCATTCCTGAAGAATGTGAACGCTATTTCGGATCTGAAATTACGTTTGGGATATGGTGTGACCGGACAGCAGAATCTGGGCAATGGAGACTATCCTTATATGGCCCGATACATGTATTCCAAGGCAGGTGCCAACTATTATTTTGGTGATACCGAATACTCACTGATTGCTCCGCAACCTTATGACCAGAACCTGAAGTGGGAAGAAACCACAACCTGGAACGTAGGTATCGATTACGGTTTCCTGAATGGACGCATCACGGGTACAATCGACTATTACTTCCGTAAAACGAAGGACTTGCTGAACACCGTTACGGCTCCTGCCGGAACTAACTTCAGCAATCAGTTGCTGACTAATGTAGGTACATTGGAGAACAAGGGTTTTGAGTTCAGCATCAATGCCCATGCTGTTTCAACACAGGACTGGAACTGGAATATCGGCTATAACATCTCTTATAATAAGAATAAGATCACCAAGATGACTTTCAACGACGACCCGAACTATGCCGGTGTCATCCATGGCGGCATCGATGGTGGTACAGGATACAATGCCCTGATCCATCGGGTAGGTGAGGCGTTCAATTCCTTCTATGTGTTCGAGCAGATTTATGGTCCTGACGGTAAACCTATCGAAGGTGCTTATGTAGATCAGAATGGAGATAACCAGATTAACGACGCCGACTTGATCTGCTTCAAAAAAGCTGCTCCTGATGTGTTCATGGGACTGACCTCACAACTTTCTTATAAGAACTGGGATTTTTCATTTGCTTTGCGCGGTAGCTTCGGTAACTATGTTTACAATAATGTGCAGTCCAACCGTGAGGCATACGAAGGCGCCAATATGTATGACCAGACCGGATTCCTGAAAAATCGTCTGACCTCTGCCCGCAGCACTGATTTCAAGAACGCTCAATACCGTTCCAGCTATTACGTTCAGAATGCTTCGTTCGTGCGTATGGACAACATCTCTTTGGGATATACGTTTAATAAACTCTTCAATGATAAGCAGAGTGCACGCGTATATGCTACGGTACAGAATCCGTTTGTCATTACTAAGTACAAGGGACTGGATCCGGAAATCAGTGGTGAAGGAATCGATAACAACATCTATCCTCGCCCCCGTGTATTCATGATCGGCCTTAATCTCAACTTTTAA
- a CDS encoding LacI family DNA-binding transcriptional regulator: MSKPQITIKDIARELGVSPSTVSRALKDNPDISQETRDAIHKYAREHNYKPNVLALNLRTSRSNTIGVIIPQLVHHFFSCVLSGIERTAAEAGYNILVAQSNEEYEREVKIVHSFLAARVCGVITSLAKDTSRYDHYQELLDNNIPIVFYDRICTGINTERVVVDDYAGSFAAVEYMIQTGCKRIFFYSAAPHLEISKNRRNGYMDAMKKYRIPVDQSMIKLCDSREKAIAITPALLERPDHPDGFFAINDETASGILYSCKLTGRKVPDEVSICGFTDGAIAQSTDPKLTTVEQHGEEVGKSTIRLLIDKLEGNDEGKSGNKIVRTNLVVRGTTK; this comes from the coding sequence ATGAGTAAACCGCAAATCACCATCAAAGACATTGCCCGCGAACTGGGGGTATCGCCCTCCACCGTATCGAGAGCACTGAAGGACAATCCGGACATCAGCCAGGAGACGAGGGATGCTATACATAAGTACGCGCGCGAACATAATTATAAGCCCAACGTACTGGCACTGAACCTGCGCACCAGCCGTTCGAACACCATCGGGGTCATCATCCCCCAGTTAGTTCACCACTTCTTTTCGTGTGTGCTGAGCGGCATTGAGAGAACGGCGGCCGAAGCGGGCTACAACATCCTGGTGGCGCAAAGCAACGAGGAGTACGAGCGGGAGGTAAAAATCGTTCACTCCTTCCTCGCCGCACGGGTTTGCGGAGTCATCACTTCGCTCGCCAAAGACACATCCCGATATGACCATTACCAGGAATTGCTGGACAACAATATTCCTATCGTTTTCTACGATCGCATCTGTACCGGTATCAACACCGAACGGGTGGTGGTAGACGATTACGCCGGTTCGTTTGCCGCCGTGGAGTATATGATACAGACGGGCTGCAAGCGCATCTTCTTTTATAGCGCCGCTCCCCACCTCGAAATATCGAAAAACCGGCGGAACGGTTATATGGACGCGATGAAAAAGTATCGGATTCCGGTGGACCAAAGCATGATAAAGTTATGTGACAGCCGCGAAAAAGCGATCGCCATCACACCCGCTCTGCTCGAAAGGCCGGATCATCCGGACGGCTTCTTCGCCATCAATGACGAAACAGCTTCGGGCATCCTCTACTCGTGCAAACTGACCGGACGGAAAGTGCCCGACGAAGTGTCCATCTGCGGATTCACCGACGGCGCCATCGCCCAAAGCACAGATCCGAAGCTGACCACAGTGGAGCAACATGGCGAAGAGGTGGGCAAAAGCACCATCAGGCTGCTGATAGACAAACTGGAAGGGAACGATGAAGGAAAAAGCGGTAATAAAATCGTGCGTACCAACTTAGTGGTACGGGGAACGACGAAATAA